In one window of Juglans regia cultivar Chandler chromosome 3, Walnut 2.0, whole genome shotgun sequence DNA:
- the LOC108985163 gene encoding uncharacterized protein LOC108985163, which translates to MKALNELGRHIIKPHFTDEVHPYIVRNNRNLPWFGQCVGAMNNTMMDAVVLASVPEAYRNRYGRVAQNVMCICNFDMKLIFVYSGWEGTVHDARIYLHAASQGSAQFPWLPEGKYYLADSAFLCTRGI; encoded by the exons ATGAAGGCCTTAAATGAGCTTGGGAGACATATTATCAAGCCACATTTCACAGACGAGGTGCATCCATATATTGTACGGAACAACCGAAATCTACCGTGGTTTGGG CAATGCGTTGGAGCGATGAACAACACTATGATGGATGCGGTAGTACTAGCCTCAGTACCCGAGGCATATAGAAATCGGTATGGGCGAGTTGCCCAAAATGTAATGTGTATATGTAACTTcgatatgaaattaatatttgtatacAGCGGATGGGAAGGAACAGTGCATGATGCTCGTATATATCTCCATGCGGCGAGTCAAGGATCCGCCCAGTTTCCATGGTTGCCTGAAG gtaaatattatttggcCGATTCTGCTTTCCTGTGCACTAGAgggatttaa